In a single window of the Allobranchiibius huperziae genome:
- the guaB gene encoding IMP dehydrogenase — protein sequence MAQDRSDDTSLPAIFGPLGLTYDDVLLLPNETDVIPSEVDTTSALTREISLKVPLISAAMDTVTESRMAIAMARQGGIGVLHRNLSITDQADQVDMVKRTQTGIIDRPVTIGPDATLEQLDEICGRYRVSGLPVVDPDDRLIGIITNRDLRFTPVAEWATTKVDEVMTHPPLVTGPADISREAATTLLRQHKRERLPLVDADGRLAGLITVKDFVKSEQFPLASNDEHGRLLVAAAIGYFGDAWERATTLVEAGVDVLVPDVANGHARLMLDMIRKLKSDPATRHVQIIGGNVATYDGAKALVEAGVDAVKVGVGPGSICTTRVVAGVGVPQVTAVYDAARAARPAGVPVIADGGLQYSGDIAKALVAGASSVMVGSLLAGCEESPGELILINGKQFKAYRGMGSLGAMASRGKKSFSKDRYFQADVASDDEIVPEGIEGRVAYRGPLGAVTRQLVGGLHQSMFYVGARTVPQLQERGRFVRITSAGLKESHPHDVQGIVEAPNYSGR from the coding sequence ATGGCGCAGGACAGGTCCGACGACACTTCTCTCCCCGCGATATTCGGACCGCTCGGGCTGACGTACGACGATGTGCTGCTCCTCCCGAACGAGACCGACGTCATCCCGAGCGAGGTCGACACCACCAGTGCGCTCACCCGTGAGATCAGCCTGAAGGTACCGTTGATCTCGGCCGCGATGGACACCGTCACCGAGTCGCGGATGGCCATAGCGATGGCCCGCCAGGGCGGCATCGGCGTCCTGCACCGCAATCTGTCCATCACCGACCAGGCCGACCAGGTCGACATGGTCAAGCGCACCCAGACCGGCATCATCGACCGTCCGGTCACGATCGGGCCGGACGCAACCCTGGAGCAGCTGGACGAGATCTGCGGTCGCTACCGCGTGTCCGGCCTGCCGGTCGTGGACCCCGACGACCGGCTGATCGGCATCATCACCAACCGCGACCTGCGCTTCACTCCTGTCGCGGAGTGGGCCACCACCAAGGTCGACGAGGTGATGACCCACCCGCCGCTGGTCACCGGCCCGGCCGACATCAGCCGCGAGGCCGCCACCACCCTTCTGCGCCAGCACAAGCGCGAACGGCTGCCGCTGGTGGATGCGGACGGGCGCCTCGCCGGTCTGATCACCGTCAAGGACTTCGTGAAGTCCGAGCAGTTCCCGCTGGCGTCCAACGACGAGCACGGTCGGCTGCTGGTGGCGGCCGCGATCGGCTACTTCGGCGACGCGTGGGAGCGAGCCACGACGCTCGTCGAGGCGGGCGTGGACGTGCTGGTGCCCGACGTCGCCAACGGGCACGCCCGGCTGATGCTCGACATGATCCGCAAGCTCAAGTCCGACCCCGCGACCCGCCACGTGCAGATCATCGGCGGCAACGTCGCGACCTATGACGGTGCCAAGGCGCTCGTCGAGGCCGGCGTCGACGCGGTCAAGGTCGGGGTGGGACCGGGCTCCATCTGCACCACGCGCGTGGTCGCCGGCGTGGGTGTGCCGCAGGTGACCGCGGTGTACGACGCGGCACGGGCCGCCCGCCCGGCCGGCGTACCCGTGATCGCCGACGGTGGGCTGCAGTACTCCGGCGACATCGCCAAAGCCCTGGTGGCAGGGGCGAGTTCGGTGATGGTCGGGTCGCTGCTGGCGGGGTGCGAGGAGTCGCCCGGTGAGCTGATCCTGATCAACGGCAAGCAGTTCAAGGCCTACCGCGGGATGGGCTCGCTCGGGGCCATGGCCTCGCGCGGCAAGAAGTCGTTCTCCAAGGACCGCTACTTCCAGGCCGACGTCGCCAGTGACGACGAGATCGTGCCGGAGGGCATCGAGGGCCGGGTCGCCTACCGCGGTCCGCTCGGCGCGGTCACCCGGCAGCTGGTCGGCGGGCTGCACCAGTCGATGTTCTACGTCGGGGCGCGCACCGTGCCGCAGCTGCAGGAGCGCGGCCGCTTCGTGCGGATCACCTCCGCGGGGCTCAAGGAGTCCCACCCGCACGACGTGCAGGGCATCGTCGAGGCGCCCAACTACTCAGGTCGCTGA
- a CDS encoding GuaB3 family IMP dehydrogenase-related protein has protein sequence MSEIEIGRGKRGRRAYSFDDVAVVPSRRTRDPEEVSVSWQIDAYHFELPVMAAPMDSVMSPASAIALGQLGGLPVLDLEGLWTRYESPEPLLAEIASLDPANATARMRELYDKPIRPDLIELRLKEIRGSGCTVAGALSPQRTQEHWRTVVDAGVDLFVIRGTTVSAEHVSGRAEPLNLKRFIYELDVPVIVGGVATYTAALHLMRTGAAGVLVGFGGGAAHTTRRTLGIHAPLASAVADIAAARRDYMDETGGRYVHVIADGGLGTSGDVVKAVACGADAVMLGAALARSTEAPGRGFHWGSEAHHHDLPRGERVEVGTVGTLEQILTGPGQSADGSTNMVGALRRAMATTGYSDLKEFQRVEVVVAPYQRS, from the coding sequence GTGAGTGAGATCGAGATCGGCCGCGGCAAACGAGGACGTCGGGCGTATTCGTTCGACGACGTGGCGGTTGTGCCGTCGCGACGCACCCGGGATCCCGAGGAGGTGTCGGTCTCCTGGCAGATCGACGCCTACCACTTCGAGCTGCCGGTGATGGCCGCGCCGATGGACTCGGTGATGTCGCCGGCCTCCGCGATCGCGCTCGGCCAGCTCGGCGGACTGCCGGTGCTCGACCTCGAGGGCCTCTGGACCCGCTACGAGTCGCCCGAGCCGCTGCTGGCCGAGATCGCCTCCCTGGATCCGGCCAACGCGACCGCGCGGATGCGCGAGCTCTACGACAAGCCGATCCGGCCCGACCTGATCGAGTTGCGGCTGAAGGAGATTCGCGGATCCGGGTGCACGGTCGCCGGCGCGTTGTCGCCGCAGCGCACCCAGGAGCACTGGCGCACGGTGGTCGACGCCGGTGTCGACCTCTTCGTCATCCGGGGCACCACGGTGTCGGCGGAGCACGTCTCGGGCCGCGCCGAGCCGCTGAACCTCAAGCGCTTCATCTACGAGCTCGACGTGCCGGTCATCGTCGGCGGCGTGGCGACGTACACCGCCGCGCTGCACCTGATGCGCACCGGCGCCGCCGGCGTCCTGGTCGGCTTCGGCGGGGGAGCGGCGCACACCACGCGGCGTACCCTCGGCATCCACGCACCCCTCGCGTCGGCGGTCGCCGACATCGCGGCCGCGCGCCGTGACTACATGGACGAGACCGGCGGGCGCTACGTGCACGTCATCGCCGACGGTGGCCTCGGCACCAGCGGCGACGTGGTCAAGGCCGTCGCCTGCGGCGCCGACGCGGTTATGCTCGGCGCGGCACTGGCCCGCTCGACCGAGGCACCGGGGCGTGGCTTCCACTGGGGCTCCGAGGCGCACCACCACGACCTGCCGCGCGGCGAACGGGTCGAGGTCGGCACCGTCGGCACCCTGGAGCAGATCCTGACCGGCCCCGGGCAGTCCGCCGACGGCTCCACCAACATGGTCGGGGCGCTGCGCCGCGCCATGGCCACCACCGGATACTCCGATCTGAAGGAGTTCCAGCGGGTCGAGGTCGTCGTCGCCCCGTACCAGCGCAGCTGA